The following are from one region of the Longimicrobium sp. genome:
- a CDS encoding saccharopine dehydrogenase C-terminal domain-containing protein — protein sequence MRMLVLGAGQQGSACAYDLLRHTDHDVVIADQRVDALPEFLKPYLGSRLTAVRLDANDRGAVRDVMEGAAAVMNAFPYHFNLGMLVAAIDCGAHYSDLGGNTEIVLQQKGQHERARERGVSAVPDSGLAPGMVNILAQYGIGRMDTVRAVRIKVGGLPQSPEPPLNYQIVYSMEGVLDYYTTLSWVLRDGQPMQVTALSEIEEIDFPGVGMLEAFHTAGGLSTMAQRYEGDVPTMEYKTLRYPGHAKIMEAVRELGLLGLDPVDVKGQRVVPRDLFIAVAGKKLTKDPRRSPDLVALRVEVEGEKDGDDLLLRWDLLDRFDPETGITAMMRTTGYSLAITGALQAAGDVEPGVWTPDEGVPPEPYIEALRQRGIDIRETRLTGAAATNS from the coding sequence ATGCGGATGCTGGTGCTCGGAGCGGGTCAGCAGGGGAGCGCGTGCGCGTACGACCTGCTCAGGCACACCGACCACGACGTGGTGATCGCCGACCAGCGGGTGGACGCGCTTCCCGAGTTCCTGAAGCCGTACCTGGGCAGCCGGCTGACCGCCGTGCGGCTGGACGCCAACGACCGCGGCGCCGTGCGCGACGTGATGGAGGGCGCCGCCGCAGTGATGAACGCCTTCCCCTACCACTTCAACCTGGGGATGCTGGTCGCCGCGATCGACTGCGGAGCGCACTACAGCGACCTGGGCGGCAACACCGAGATCGTGCTGCAGCAGAAGGGGCAGCACGAGCGCGCCCGCGAGCGCGGCGTGAGCGCGGTGCCCGACAGCGGCCTGGCGCCGGGGATGGTGAACATCCTGGCGCAGTACGGGATCGGGCGGATGGACACGGTGCGCGCCGTGCGCATCAAGGTAGGCGGGCTGCCGCAGAGCCCCGAGCCGCCGCTGAACTACCAGATCGTGTACAGCATGGAAGGCGTGCTCGACTACTACACTACGCTCTCCTGGGTCCTGCGCGACGGCCAGCCCATGCAGGTCACGGCCCTCTCGGAGATCGAGGAGATCGACTTCCCCGGCGTGGGCATGCTCGAGGCGTTCCACACCGCGGGCGGGCTGTCGACGATGGCACAGCGCTACGAGGGCGACGTGCCCACGATGGAGTACAAGACGCTGCGCTACCCTGGCCACGCGAAGATCATGGAGGCCGTCCGCGAGCTCGGGCTGCTCGGCCTCGACCCGGTCGACGTCAAGGGCCAGCGCGTGGTCCCGCGCGACCTGTTCATCGCCGTCGCCGGGAAGAAGCTGACGAAGGACCCCCGCCGCAGCCCGGACCTGGTCGCGCTCCGCGTGGAGGTGGAGGGCGAGAAGGACGGCGACGACCTGCTCCTGCGCTGGGACCTGCTCGACCGCTTCGATCCCGAGACGGGGATCACGGCCATGATGCGCACCACCGGCTACTCGCTCGCGATCACCGGCGCGCTGCAGGCCGCGGGCGACGTGGAGCCCGGCGTGTGGACGCCGGACGAGGGCGTCCCGCCCGAGCCGTACATCGAGGCGCTGCGCCAGCGCGGCATCGACATCCGCGAAACCCGCCTCACCGGCGCCGCCGCGACAAACAGCTAG
- a CDS encoding HAD-IA family hydrolase: MRSADGELPRGRFIVFRWGSMVIATKNGVRAVLYDFDGTLADSTDLIMRCYRHTMSTHLGQCPPDEEWLAGFGTPLETQIARFARHDGEAEAMLHTYRAFQDQIHDELLRPFPGAAETVAELARRGVALAIVTSKHRRSTLRGMGLCGITDHFDVIITPEDVGNPKPHPDPVLVALERLGVSADEALFVGDSPHDMASGRAAGTRTAAALWGPFPREALLAERPDVLLHRQEDVLDLVSPGE, translated from the coding sequence ATGCGAAGCGCCGACGGCGAGCTGCCGCGCGGGCGCTTCATCGTTTTCAGATGGGGATCGATGGTGATTGCGACGAAGAACGGCGTGCGCGCCGTGCTCTACGACTTCGACGGGACGCTGGCGGACAGCACCGACCTGATCATGCGCTGCTACCGCCACACGATGTCCACGCACCTCGGCCAGTGCCCGCCCGACGAGGAGTGGCTGGCCGGCTTCGGAACGCCGCTGGAGACGCAGATCGCCCGCTTCGCCCGCCACGACGGCGAGGCCGAGGCGATGCTCCACACCTACCGCGCGTTCCAGGACCAGATCCACGACGAGCTGCTGCGCCCCTTCCCCGGCGCGGCAGAGACGGTGGCGGAGCTGGCGCGGCGCGGCGTCGCCCTTGCCATCGTCACCAGCAAGCATCGCCGCAGCACGCTGCGGGGGATGGGGCTCTGCGGCATCACCGACCACTTCGACGTCATCATCACCCCCGAGGACGTCGGCAACCCCAAGCCGCACCCGGACCCCGTCCTCGTCGCGCTCGAGCGCCTGGGCGTGTCCGCGGACGAGGCGCTGTTCGTTGGCGACAGCCCGCACGACATGGCGTCCGGCCGCGCCGCGGGAACCCGCACGGCCGCCGCCCTCTGGGGCCCCTTCCCGCGCGAGGCGCTGCTGGCCGAGCGGCCCGACGTGCTGCTGCATCGCCAGGAAGACGTGCTCGACCTCGTCTCCCCCGGCGAGTAA
- a CDS encoding flavin prenyltransferase UbiX, which produces MRSTPGAPVTFGITGASGAPYAVRLLRAFNETGTPLRLIVSSYGWRLLAEETGIDGLDALRAATGDWSRVELYDALDRGATPASGSAPSRGMVICPCSMGTLASIAAGTSRNLVERAADVALKERRPLILVPRETPLSLVHLENMTRLTRAGATVMPAAPGFYHRPRSIDDLVDFVVARVLDHLEIEHAVGRRWHSGEQQGTRDGNGS; this is translated from the coding sequence GTGAGGAGCACGCCCGGCGCGCCGGTCACCTTCGGGATCACGGGGGCGTCGGGCGCGCCGTACGCGGTGCGGCTGCTGCGCGCGTTCAACGAGACGGGCACGCCGCTGCGGCTGATCGTCTCCAGCTACGGCTGGCGGCTGCTGGCCGAAGAGACGGGGATCGACGGACTCGACGCGCTGCGCGCCGCCACGGGCGACTGGAGCCGCGTGGAGTTGTACGACGCGCTGGACCGCGGTGCCACGCCGGCCTCCGGCTCCGCGCCGTCGCGCGGGATGGTGATCTGCCCGTGCAGCATGGGCACCCTTGCCTCCATCGCCGCCGGCACCTCGCGCAACCTGGTCGAGCGCGCCGCGGACGTGGCGTTGAAGGAGCGCCGCCCGCTCATCCTCGTCCCCCGCGAGACGCCGCTCTCGCTGGTGCACCTGGAGAACATGACGCGGCTGACGCGTGCCGGCGCCACCGTGATGCCCGCCGCGCCCGGCTTCTACCACCGCCCGCGCAGCATCGACGACCTGGTCGACTTCGTGGTGGCGCGCGTGCTGGACCACCTGGAGATCGAGCACGCCGTCGGCCGCCGCTGGCACAGCGGAGAACAGCAGGGGACAAGGGACGGGAACGGCTCGTAG
- a CDS encoding UbiA-like polyprenyltransferase — protein MSSDAKLERLEGQHIRGTGRLVDYSNLVKLPHTLFAMPFALVGATLASYHAAITVVDVLLILTAFTAARFAAMGFNRIADRAIDARNPRTQMREIPAGKLTVSQATISVVIASVVFILCAALLNRICLILSPFALGWVFFYSYTKRFTRWAHLVLGFALAIAPVGAYLAVAGRWSQPPAMLLALAGAVLCWVAGFDILYSLQDIEFDRREGLHSVPAALGAGGALAVSRVLHLLSAACFAALGFLDADLGLLYFFGVAVIAVMLAYEQSLVRKDDFSRIDAAFFNVNGAISVVFFLIVLAERVFR, from the coding sequence ATGTCGAGCGACGCAAAGCTGGAGCGGCTGGAAGGCCAGCACATCCGCGGCACCGGGCGGCTGGTGGACTACAGCAACCTGGTCAAGCTGCCGCACACGCTGTTCGCCATGCCGTTCGCGCTGGTGGGCGCCACGCTGGCCAGCTACCACGCGGCGATCACCGTCGTGGACGTGCTGCTGATCCTGACGGCGTTCACCGCCGCGCGCTTCGCGGCCATGGGCTTCAACCGCATCGCCGACCGCGCGATCGACGCGCGGAACCCGCGGACGCAAATGCGCGAGATCCCCGCGGGGAAGCTCACCGTGTCGCAGGCCACCATCTCCGTAGTCATCGCCAGCGTGGTGTTCATCCTCTGCGCGGCGCTGCTGAACCGCATCTGCCTGATCCTCTCGCCGTTCGCGCTGGGGTGGGTGTTCTTCTACTCGTACACCAAGCGCTTCACCCGCTGGGCGCACCTGGTGCTCGGGTTCGCGCTGGCCATCGCCCCCGTGGGCGCGTACCTGGCTGTCGCCGGGCGCTGGAGCCAGCCGCCGGCGATGCTGCTCGCGCTGGCGGGGGCGGTGCTCTGCTGGGTGGCGGGGTTCGACATCCTCTACTCGCTGCAGGACATCGAGTTCGACCGCCGCGAGGGGCTGCACTCCGTCCCCGCCGCGCTGGGCGCGGGCGGCGCGCTGGCGGTGTCGCGCGTCCTCCATCTCCTCAGCGCCGCCTGCTTCGCCGCGCTGGGGTTTCTGGACGCGGACCTGGGGCTGCTCTACTTCTTCGGCGTGGCAGTGATCGCGGTGATGCTCGCCTACGAGCAGAGCCTGGTGCGCAAGGACGACTTCTCGCGCATCGACGCGGCGTTCTTCAACGTGAACGGCGCTATCTCGGTGGTGTTCTTCCTGATCGTCCTGGCGGAGAGGGTGTTCCGGTGA
- a CDS encoding menaquinone biosynthesis decarboxylase yields MAFQNLREFLRHLDRTGQLVRVRHPVSVDLEMAEIADRTMKLPGGGPALLFERPILMDGTESDIPVAINVFGSWRRIAEALGVKDVEEHATRIAELIKPEIPKGLWGKVQLLPKLAELAKVPPRPYKGRPPCQEVILREGEFDLTRLPVLKTWPKDGGPFITLPMVVTADPDTGVQNIGMYRMQVFGPDSTGMHWQRHKGGAAHYRAWKKKRGGKMPVVVAIGGDPATMYTPSAPLPPGIDEYLFGGFLRREPVYTAKAITADLTIPAEAEIVLEGYVDTDEELAIEGPFGDHTGFYTLEDPYPVFHVTTVTMREDPVYPATLVGRPPVEDVYLGGATERIFLPLAKLTIPEIVDYHMPPEGVFHNLVFVSIRKEYPGQAWKVMNGLWGMGLMSLAKVIVVVDEGIDVQNPFEAWWYTLGNIDPERDVRFTRGPVDDLDHSSQLPAFGSKMGIDGTRKWPEEGFTRPWPDLIEMSEDVKASVDKLWDRLGIEPLE; encoded by the coding sequence ATGGCCTTCCAGAACCTCCGCGAGTTCCTCCGCCACCTCGACCGCACCGGACAGCTGGTGCGCGTGCGGCACCCCGTCTCCGTGGACCTGGAGATGGCGGAGATCGCGGACCGCACCATGAAGCTTCCCGGCGGCGGCCCCGCGCTGCTCTTCGAGCGCCCCATCCTGATGGACGGCACGGAGAGCGACATCCCCGTGGCCATCAACGTCTTCGGCAGCTGGCGGCGCATCGCCGAGGCGCTGGGGGTGAAGGACGTCGAGGAGCACGCGACGCGCATCGCCGAGCTGATCAAGCCCGAGATCCCCAAGGGGCTGTGGGGGAAGGTGCAGCTGCTGCCGAAGCTGGCCGAGCTGGCCAAGGTGCCGCCGCGTCCGTACAAGGGGCGCCCGCCCTGCCAGGAGGTGATCCTGCGCGAGGGCGAGTTCGACCTCACGCGGCTCCCCGTGCTGAAGACGTGGCCGAAGGACGGCGGCCCCTTCATCACCCTGCCGATGGTAGTCACCGCGGACCCCGACACGGGTGTGCAGAACATCGGCATGTACCGCATGCAGGTGTTCGGGCCCGATTCCACGGGGATGCACTGGCAGCGGCACAAGGGCGGCGCCGCGCACTACCGCGCGTGGAAGAAGAAGCGCGGGGGGAAGATGCCTGTCGTCGTCGCCATCGGCGGCGATCCGGCGACCATGTACACGCCGAGCGCGCCGCTGCCGCCGGGGATCGACGAGTACCTGTTCGGCGGCTTCCTGCGCCGCGAGCCGGTCTACACCGCGAAGGCCATCACCGCGGACCTCACCATCCCCGCCGAGGCGGAGATCGTGCTGGAGGGCTATGTCGACACCGACGAGGAGCTGGCCATCGAGGGCCCGTTCGGCGACCACACGGGCTTCTACACGCTCGAGGACCCGTACCCCGTCTTCCACGTCACCACGGTGACGATGCGGGAGGATCCCGTCTATCCCGCCACCCTCGTTGGCCGGCCGCCGGTGGAGGATGTGTACCTGGGCGGCGCCACGGAGCGCATCTTCCTCCCCCTGGCGAAGCTCACGATCCCAGAGATCGTGGACTACCACATGCCGCCGGAGGGTGTCTTCCACAACCTGGTCTTCGTCTCCATCCGCAAGGAGTACCCGGGGCAGGCGTGGAAGGTGATGAACGGCCTGTGGGGGATGGGGCTGATGTCGCTGGCCAAGGTGATCGTGGTGGTGGACGAGGGGATCGACGTGCAGAACCCCTTCGAGGCATGGTGGTATACGCTGGGGAACATTGACCCCGAGCGCGACGTGCGCTTCACCCGCGGCCCGGTGGACGACCTGGACCACTCGTCGCAGCTCCCCGCGTTCGGCAGCAAGATGGGGATCGACGGCACACGCAAGTGGCCCGAGGAAGGCTTCACCCGCCCCTGGCCCGACCTGATCGAGATGTCGGAGGACGTGAAGGCGAGCGTCGACAAGCTGTGGGACAGGTTGGGCATCGAACCGCTGGAGTGA
- a CDS encoding class I SAM-dependent methyltransferase — MPTPAARSAVLPAREEKAAAVRRMFSSIAPRYDLLNHLLSANVDRAWRRRAVDRLGWERAPAGTYLDNCAGTLDLAVELARRDGFRGRVVGSDFTFAMLERGAPKLEKLAIEPACADALTLPFGDAAFDGATVGFGVRNLADLDAGLAEMARVLKPGARLVILEFTTPQWQPFRALYLGYFLKVLPLVGRLVSKHNTAYTYLPESVREFPEPKELAAKLERASFREVGWKTLSGGIAALHWGVRA, encoded by the coding sequence ATGCCGACCCCAGCCGCGCGATCCGCGGTGCTGCCGGCGCGCGAGGAGAAGGCGGCCGCGGTGCGGCGGATGTTCTCCTCCATCGCGCCGCGCTACGACCTGCTGAACCACCTCCTTTCCGCCAACGTCGACCGCGCGTGGCGCCGCCGCGCCGTCGACCGGCTGGGGTGGGAGCGCGCGCCCGCGGGGACGTACCTGGACAACTGCGCGGGAACGCTGGACCTGGCCGTGGAGCTCGCCCGCCGCGACGGCTTCCGCGGGCGCGTGGTGGGGAGCGACTTCACCTTCGCCATGCTGGAGCGGGGCGCGCCGAAGCTGGAAAAGCTTGCGATCGAGCCCGCCTGCGCCGACGCGCTCACCCTCCCCTTCGGCGACGCCGCGTTCGACGGCGCGACGGTCGGGTTCGGCGTGCGCAACCTGGCGGATCTCGACGCGGGGCTCGCGGAGATGGCACGGGTGCTCAAGCCCGGCGCGCGGCTGGTGATCCTGGAGTTCACCACGCCGCAGTGGCAGCCGTTCCGGGCCCTGTATCTCGGCTATTTCCTGAAGGTGCTGCCGCTGGTCGGCCGCCTGGTGTCGAAGCACAACACCGCGTACACCTACCTTCCCGAGAGCGTGCGCGAGTTCCCCGAGCCGAAGGAGCTGGCCGCGAAGCTGGAGCGCGCCAGCTTCCGCGAGGTGGGGTGGAAGACGCTGTCGGGCGGGATCGCGGCCCTGCACTGGGGAGTGCGCGCGTGA
- a CDS encoding sigma-70 family RNA polymerase sigma factor: MNATSLTDHDLVVRAQKGSEKAYRELLGRYQRPVFSLIYRMVRDREQAEDLAQETFVRVFNNIDRYDPAYKFSSWIFKIATNLTIDYIRRKEVPTVSLDGSRYATSAEDIEASTITVESDEENPEELLEARELGAEIELAIGKLRAEYRQAIVLRHIEDLPYEEIAQIMALPLGTVKTYIHRGRKELQEMLAHTRV; encoded by the coding sequence TTGAACGCGACGTCGCTTACGGATCACGATCTCGTCGTCCGCGCCCAGAAGGGAAGCGAGAAGGCGTATCGCGAGCTGCTCGGCCGCTATCAGCGCCCGGTGTTCTCCCTTATCTACCGCATGGTCCGCGACCGCGAACAGGCCGAGGACCTTGCGCAGGAGACCTTCGTGCGCGTGTTCAACAACATCGACCGCTACGACCCGGCCTACAAGTTCTCCAGCTGGATCTTCAAGATCGCCACGAACCTGACGATCGACTACATCCGGCGGAAGGAAGTGCCCACGGTCTCCCTCGACGGCTCGCGGTATGCGACCAGCGCCGAGGACATCGAGGCCAGCACCATCACCGTGGAGAGCGACGAGGAGAACCCCGAGGAGCTGCTGGAGGCGCGCGAGTTGGGCGCCGAGATCGAGCTGGCCATCGGCAAGCTGCGGGCGGAGTACCGGCAGGCCATCGTGCTGCGGCACATCGAGGACCTGCCGTACGAGGAGATCGCGCAGATCATGGCGCTCCCGCTGGGCACGGTGAAGACGTACATCCACCGGGGGCGCAAGGAGTTGCAGGAGATGCTGGCGCACACGCGGGTGTAA
- a CDS encoding polymer-forming cytoskeletal protein: MRTDILKFSALALALASAPALRAQGAPAAPPAPAAQAAPAPADVMPPPQAPGAPAAPEALGPATAAPAPAVPQPEGSQISLNGLTIPRGKVVDGDVVAPFGDVRVEGEVMGDVTVGKGDLILANGATIHGDAVVNGGGRLLNEGGRVFGEMRVNSDADEGGADAAPGRGERARSAEAIRMGRGWWGSIGEGVEGLISTLTLGLILCGIGAAIVFYALPQLERVSHTVRRDTARAAGIGIAANFLSIPAFIIGIVVLCVTIVGILLLPLFIPLFWVAIAAAAAFGVVAVAHALGERTAEQSGSFESLRRNAYTYVFTGVAVLLVPLFFAHLLELTGFLGWLGDLVELLGNLILWLAATIGFGAVVITRAGTRAGWPWRPRAGGYDPIFDEEPAFDRAGSAAGV; this comes from the coding sequence ATGCGCACTGATATCCTCAAGTTTTCCGCGCTGGCGCTGGCGCTCGCGTCGGCACCCGCGCTCCGGGCGCAGGGTGCCCCCGCCGCCCCGCCGGCTCCGGCCGCGCAGGCGGCCCCGGCTCCGGCCGACGTGATGCCGCCGCCCCAGGCGCCTGGCGCCCCGGCGGCGCCCGAGGCGCTCGGGCCGGCCACGGCGGCGCCCGCGCCGGCGGTGCCCCAGCCCGAAGGCAGCCAGATCTCCCTCAACGGCCTGACCATCCCGCGCGGCAAGGTGGTGGACGGCGACGTGGTGGCCCCGTTCGGCGATGTGCGCGTCGAGGGCGAGGTGATGGGCGACGTGACGGTGGGCAAGGGCGACCTGATCCTGGCCAACGGCGCCACCATCCACGGCGACGCGGTGGTCAACGGCGGCGGGCGGCTGCTGAACGAGGGCGGCCGCGTGTTCGGCGAGATGCGGGTGAACAGCGACGCCGACGAGGGCGGCGCCGACGCGGCCCCCGGCCGGGGCGAGCGCGCCCGCAGCGCCGAGGCCATCCGCATGGGCCGCGGCTGGTGGGGCTCCATCGGCGAGGGTGTCGAGGGGCTGATCTCCACCCTCACGCTCGGCCTGATCCTCTGCGGGATCGGCGCGGCCATCGTCTTCTACGCGCTGCCGCAGCTCGAGCGGGTGAGCCACACCGTGCGCCGCGACACGGCGCGCGCGGCGGGGATCGGGATCGCGGCCAACTTCCTGTCGATCCCTGCCTTCATCATCGGCATCGTGGTGCTGTGCGTGACCATCGTCGGCATCCTCCTCCTCCCGCTCTTCATCCCCCTGTTCTGGGTGGCCATCGCGGCCGCGGCGGCGTTCGGGGTGGTGGCGGTGGCGCACGCGCTGGGCGAGCGCACCGCCGAGCAGAGCGGCTCGTTCGAGTCGCTGCGGCGCAATGCCTACACCTACGTGTTCACCGGCGTGGCGGTGCTGCTGGTGCCGCTGTTCTTCGCGCACCTGCTGGAGCTCACGGGCTTCCTGGGGTGGCTGGGGGACCTGGTGGAGCTGCTGGGGAACCTGATCCTGTGGCTGGCGGCCACCATCGGCTTCGGCGCGGTGGTCATCACCCGCGCCGGCACGCGCGCCGGCTGGCCCTGGCGGCCGCGGGCGGGCGGGTACGACCCGATCTTCGACGAGGAGCCGGCGTTCGACCGTGCCGGGAGCGCGGCCGGTGTCTGA
- a CDS encoding LiaF domain-containing protein, whose product MSDLRRPARAVLALTAAAVLAGCGHEAEANQRSHRMRSITSARQVQGEKALDVRVQYGFGTLEVQPAAGDLLYRMDLRYDDQQFRPVSEYDRAAGKLRLGVEGRERGGRGEHGDAEDEHASVSLAPSVPMDLSLQFGAGKTEAELGGMSLTSLSLTTGASNTVVAFSRPNRVPARQVNVQAGAAELRMTGLGNTRAERFEFQGGVGQATLDFSGAWDRNATARVQMGVGAVRLRLPRSLGVRVSKSSFLSSFDPTEMVKQGNAWYSRNWSQAPHRLEISIDAAVGSIDIDWVD is encoded by the coding sequence GTGTCTGACCTCCGCCGCCCCGCCCGCGCCGTCCTGGCGCTGACGGCCGCCGCCGTGCTCGCCGGGTGCGGGCACGAGGCCGAGGCCAACCAGCGCTCGCACCGCATGCGCAGCATCACCAGCGCCCGGCAGGTGCAGGGCGAGAAGGCGCTGGACGTGCGGGTGCAGTACGGCTTCGGCACGCTGGAGGTGCAGCCCGCCGCGGGCGACCTGCTGTACCGGATGGACCTGCGCTACGACGACCAGCAGTTCCGCCCGGTGTCCGAGTACGATCGCGCCGCGGGGAAGCTGCGGTTGGGGGTGGAAGGCCGCGAACGCGGCGGCCGGGGCGAGCACGGCGACGCGGAAGACGAGCACGCCAGCGTCTCGCTGGCGCCGTCGGTGCCGATGGACCTGTCGCTGCAGTTCGGCGCGGGGAAGACCGAGGCGGAGCTGGGCGGGATGTCGCTCACCAGCCTGTCGCTGACGACGGGCGCCAGCAACACCGTGGTCGCCTTCTCCCGTCCCAATCGCGTGCCCGCGCGCCAGGTGAACGTGCAGGCGGGCGCCGCGGAGCTGCGGATGACGGGGCTGGGGAACACGCGCGCCGAGCGCTTCGAGTTCCAGGGCGGGGTGGGCCAGGCCACGCTGGACTTCAGCGGCGCGTGGGACCGCAACGCCACGGCGCGGGTGCAGATGGGCGTGGGCGCGGTGCGGCTGCGGCTGCCGCGCTCGCTGGGGGTGCGGGTGAGCAAGAGCTCGTTCCTGTCCTCCTTCGACCCCACGGAGATGGTGAAGCAGGGCAACGCCTGGTACTCGCGCAACTGGAGCCAGGCGCCGCACCGGCTGGAGATCTCGATCGACGCCGCGGTGGGGTCGATCGACATCGACTGGGTGGACTGA
- a CDS encoding Mrp/NBP35 family ATP-binding protein, which yields MTNEQRDQVLRRVAAALTQVTHPATGEDVVSSGRVRELDVLEDGTVRFRFLLQADDPGTLVRYARAAAESVEGVGKVKIDITLPSVGRPQTRKEALRAGNVPAPTPKPGLLPGVRHIVAVSSGKGGVGKSTVATSLAIALAQGGRRVGVLDADVYGPNIPTMFGENRRPAVVGEKGQEKILPLEQHGVKLMSLGLLLEPEQAAIMRGPMISGILKQFLEQVEWGELDWMIVDMPPGTGDAQLSLVQSIRLDGVVMVTTPQDVATGDVLRGIKMFEKVNTRILGIVENMAGFVCPCCGERYEIFGRAGGRRLAMQTGQELLGEIPIEVAVREGGDTGVPILVSDPHAPAAEALRHVADRVAELVEAGVPAAV from the coding sequence ATGACCAACGAGCAGCGTGACCAGGTGCTCCGGCGGGTGGCCGCGGCCCTCACGCAGGTGACCCACCCCGCCACCGGCGAAGACGTCGTCTCCTCGGGCCGCGTCCGCGAGCTGGACGTGCTGGAGGACGGCACCGTGCGCTTCCGCTTCCTGCTGCAGGCCGACGACCCCGGCACGCTGGTGCGCTACGCCCGCGCCGCCGCCGAAAGCGTCGAGGGCGTGGGGAAGGTGAAGATCGACATCACGCTCCCCTCGGTGGGCCGCCCGCAGACGCGCAAGGAAGCGCTCCGCGCCGGCAACGTTCCCGCGCCGACTCCGAAGCCCGGGCTCCTCCCCGGCGTGCGGCACATCGTGGCGGTCAGCTCCGGCAAGGGCGGCGTGGGGAAGAGCACCGTCGCCACCAGCCTGGCCATCGCGCTGGCGCAGGGCGGGCGCCGGGTGGGCGTGCTGGACGCCGACGTGTACGGGCCCAACATCCCCACCATGTTCGGCGAGAACCGGCGCCCGGCCGTGGTGGGCGAGAAGGGGCAGGAGAAGATCCTGCCGCTGGAGCAGCACGGGGTGAAGCTGATGAGCCTGGGGCTGCTGCTGGAGCCCGAGCAGGCCGCCATCATGCGCGGCCCCATGATCTCCGGGATCCTCAAGCAGTTCCTGGAGCAGGTGGAGTGGGGCGAGCTGGACTGGATGATCGTCGACATGCCGCCGGGGACGGGCGACGCGCAGCTCTCGCTGGTGCAGAGCATCCGCCTGGACGGCGTGGTGATGGTGACCACGCCGCAGGACGTGGCCACCGGCGACGTGCTGCGGGGGATCAAGATGTTCGAGAAGGTGAATACGCGGATCCTGGGGATCGTGGAGAACATGGCCGGCTTCGTCTGCCCCTGCTGCGGCGAGCGCTACGAGATCTTCGGGCGCGCCGGCGGCCGCCGGCTGGCGATGCAGACGGGGCAGGAGCTGCTCGGCGAGATTCCCATCGAGGTGGCGGTGCGCGAGGGCGGCGACACCGGCGTCCCCATCCTCGTCTCCGACCCGCACGCTCCCGCGGCCGAGGCGCTGCGCCACGTGGCCGACCGCGTGGCGGAGCTCGTCGAGGCCGGCGTTCCCGCGGCGGTCTAG
- a CDS encoding VOC family protein: MERVTGIGGIFFKSKDHKALGEWYARHLGVDVQEWGGAAFRWGEGAEESSGATIWSPFAADTKYFEPSTNSFMVNYRVRDLDAMLAQLRAAGVQVDDKVEDSDFGRFGWAMDPDGNRFELWQPPAGM, translated from the coding sequence ATGGAGCGAGTGACCGGAATCGGCGGGATCTTCTTCAAGTCGAAGGATCACAAGGCACTGGGCGAGTGGTACGCACGCCACCTGGGCGTCGACGTGCAGGAGTGGGGCGGCGCCGCCTTCCGCTGGGGCGAGGGAGCGGAGGAGTCGTCGGGCGCGACGATCTGGTCGCCCTTCGCGGCCGACACGAAGTACTTCGAGCCGTCCACCAACTCGTTCATGGTCAACTACCGCGTGCGCGACCTGGACGCGATGCTGGCGCAGCTCCGCGCGGCCGGCGTGCAGGTGGACGACAAGGTCGAGGACTCCGATTTCGGCCGTTTCGGCTGGGCGATGGACCCCGACGGCAACCGCTTCGAGCTCTGGCAGCCGCCCGCGGGGATGTGA
- a CDS encoding NifU family protein: MVAQIEDTLDAIRPALREDGGDVEVVGFDDGVVQLRLVGACSACPISTMTVKQGIERRIKSAIPEVREVLAI, encoded by the coding sequence ATCGTCGCGCAGATCGAAGACACCCTGGACGCCATCCGCCCCGCGCTGCGCGAGGACGGCGGCGACGTCGAGGTCGTGGGGTTCGACGACGGGGTGGTGCAGCTGCGGCTGGTGGGCGCGTGCAGCGCCTGCCCGATCAGCACCATGACGGTCAAGCAGGGGATCGAGCGCCGCATCAAGTCCGCCATCCCCGAGGTGCGCGAGGTCCTGGCGATCTGA